The Halomicrobium zhouii region CCCGTGGGTCGTCTCGCCGTACGTGAGCGGGACGAACGCGACGCTGGCGACAGTGTCCCTGAGCCCGTCGAGCCGGCCGTTCCCGTCATCGGGCACGTCGGTGCGCACCACGACCTGGTCCGTGGCGATGGCGGTCTGTCCCGGTGGGTCGTCGAGACCCGCCGTCGCGGAGACGAGCGCCCTCGCCGCGTCGTCGTCCACGCCGGCCCAGGTGCGCGGCTCGACGTGGCGGTCCCCGCTCGCGCCGGTGACGATGGCGAAACGGTAGGCGTCGTTCGCGGCCAGGCGCTCGCAGACGCGGCGTTCGGCCTCGCCCCTGTCCGCGGCCGAGGGGAGCACCTCGTTGACCGACCGGAGGCTGGCGATGGCGTCCGCCAGGCGGCCGTTCGGGCGCTCCGTAGTTGCCTCCTCGCTGGCGCCAGCGGCGCTGCCGTCGGGGCGGGCGAACACCGCGACCGTCCCGACTGGAGCGCCGCGGTCGTCCACGACTGTGGTCGCGGACCGGAAGGCGCGAACCTCCCCGCCGTCGGCCCGGCCGAGACGGACCCAGGAGTCGCCGTCTTCGTCCTCGTGTGCGCGTGCTCGCGCGTCGTCCTCTGAGGCGTACGTGACGGCCGCGTCTCGCCCGACCAGGTCGTCGAGCGTACGGCCGGTGAGCGCCGCGAAGCCGTCGTTGGCGTACTCTATCCTGCCGTCGGGGTCCGTGACGAGGACGCCCGACCCGGCCTGGTCGACGGCGCGTTCGACGTCACAGCCCCCCAGGCCGCCGGGGCCGTCCGCGAGGCTGGTTCCCTCCAGCGCGCCGAGGATCGCGCCCGCGTCGACGGATTCGGTGTCCGGGAGGAGCCCGTCCAGGTGGTCCCAGCCGCCGACAGCCATCACCACGCGCGGGTCGACGCCCTCCCCGTGGAGGAGACGGCGGCCGTAGTACCGGCGCAGGTCGCGCGAGGAGACGTCACCGAGCCGGGCGTCGCCGGTGGCCTCGGCAGCCCGGTCCGACACCTCGGAGACGATCATCTGGACGCGCCGCGGCGTCAGGTCGAAGACGGGCTCGTCGTCGCCGACGCCGTGCTCGTTGACGTACCGGTCCACCGCCGAGCGCACGTCGACGGGGACGTACGCGGTCCGGTCGCCACCGTCCCCGTCGGACAGCGCGAGGAGGTGGTGCCGGGCGTTCCGCGTGGTCCGCTGGGAGAACGACGCCGGCGTGACGCGACTGATCTCGGCCGGCCGGAGCCCGGCCTCCCCGCAGAGGCGGACGAACAGGGACTCGCGATACGTCTCTGCACACCGCCGGATGGCGCGGTAGTCCTCCTCCCGCAACGTAACGCCGTCGTGGGTGGCGGCGTCGGTTCGGGCGGCTCCCATGAGTGTGTTTCGCACAAACACGATACAGCGAAATAAGTCATTCGGAGCGTTCGGCCGTCGAGCGTGGCTACGAGCGTGATATCTGTGAGATTCGGGATTGAAGACGCTCACCCGTTTCGCTCGAGTGCAATTCCGCGAAACACTCGTGGGCGACAGGACGGCCGGTCGAGGCGGACCCGCGCTCACTCGCCGTCGAGGGCAGATTCGATCTCGCCGACGATCTCCGGGTTCCGCAGGGCGCTGGTGTCACCGAGCTCCTGCCCGCTGGCGATGTCCTTCAGGAGCCGCCGGAGGAGCTTCCCCGAGCGGGTCTTCGGGAGTTCGGGCGTGAACACGACGACGCCCGGCGTGGCGAAGGAGCCGATGGTCCGCTCGACGTTCGCGGTGATCCGCTCGCGCAGCCCATCGACGCCCTTGTGGCCCTCGTCGGTGCTGACGAAGGCGTGGACGGTGCTCCCCCCGCCCGGGGTCTGGACGTCGACGATGGCCGCCTCGGCAACCCCCTCGACGTCGGCGATGGCGCTCTCGAGTTCCATCGTCCCGAGGCGGTGGCCCTGGACGGTGACCGTGTCGTCGATGCGGCCCAGGACCGTCACGTAGCCGTCGTCGTCGATGCGCGCCGCGTCTTCGGTGACGTACCGCCAGTCCTCGTCGTCGGGTTCGCCGTCGGCCGGGAGGTCGAGCGGCATCCCCGGCCAGGGCTTCGTGACGGTGAGGTAGCCGCCGGTCTCCGGCGCGACGGACTCGCCGGTCTCGTCGACGACCGTGGCGTCGATGCCCGGAAGCGGCGGGCCGGCGCTGCCGGGTTTCATCTCGTCGACGCCGGGTACCGTCGAGACCAGGATCGACCCCGTCTCGGTCTGCCACCAGGTGTCGACGATGGGACACTCCCCGTTCCCGACGTGCTCGTAGTACCACCACCAGGCGTCGGCGTTGATCGGTTCGCCGACGGTGCCGAGCAGGCGCAGCGAGGACAGGTCGTGGGCGTCGGGGTGGTCGGCCCCCCACTTGATGAACGCCCGGATGGCCGTCGGTGCGGTGTAGAAGACGTCGACGGCGTTGCGCTCGATCAGTTCCCAGACGCGGTCCTTCTCGGGGTGGTCGGGAACGCCCTCGTACAGCATGGTGGTCGTCCCGAGCGCGAGCGGTCCGTAGACGAGGTAGGTGTGGCCCGTGATCCAGCCGATGTCGGCCGAACACCAGTAGGTGTCGTCGGGCTTCAGGTCGAGGACGGCGTGGCTGGTCCAGGCCGCGTGTGCCAGGTAACCGCCCGTGGTGTGTCTGATCCCGGATGGCTGGCCCGTCGTCCCGGAGGTGTAGATGACGAACAGTTCGTCGTCGGCCTCGCGCGTGACGGGTTCGACCTCCGCGCCGTGGTGGTCGGCGACGAGTTCGTCGTAATCGTGGTAGCCGTCGCCGAGGTGGACCTCCTCGTCGCCGAGGCGGTCGACGACGACGATGTCGCTGACCTCCTGGGACGCCATGATGCGGGCGTTGTCGGCCTTGTTCTTCTGGTGGACGGCGTTGCCCCGCCGGTAGTAGCCGTCGCAGGTGACCAGCAGTTCGGAGCCGGCCCGGTCCATCCGCTCGGCCAGCGCCTGGGCGGAGAAGCCTGCGAACACGACGTTGTGCGGCGCGCCGATGCGTGCACAGGCTAGCATCGCGACCGGAAGCTCGGGGATGGCGGGCATGTACAGCGTGACGACGTCGTCCGCTTCGATCCCGAGCGACCGGAGCGCCGCGGCGAACTCGTTGACCTCGTGGTAGAGGTCGAGGTAGGTGTACGTCCGCGTCTCGCCGCGCTTGCCGACCCACTTGATCGCCGCCTGGTTCTTGCGCTCCGCGAGGTGTCTGTCGACGCAGTTGTACGCGGCGTTGAGCCGCCCGTCGGGGAACCAGCTGACCCGATCGCCCGTCCGGTCGATGACCTCGTCGGTGGGCGTCTCCCACTCGAGCAGGTCGGCGGCGCGACGCCAGCACTCGGGCCAGGACGCGTCGAACGCGGCGACGTCCGACTCGTCGACGTTGGCCTGCTCGACGAAGGGCTCGGGCGGTTCCACCGCGGTCCGGCTGGTGAATCCCGTCTCCACGACCGGGTCGTCGTCCATCTATTACCACGTACTCGCCCCACGCCCTAATAAAATGGGCCCCGAATCGGCGTGCGAACGCGACGCCGGCTGGAGGGAGGACGTGACGTCAGATCGCTGCGACGGTCGTCAGTAGATGAGGTCCGCGTCGTTCTCGACCATGTAGAGGGTCCGGGCGGCGATGTTGACGGCGTGGTCGCCGACCCGTTCGAGGTCGCGGATCGTCAGGAGCAATCTGGAGACGTCGCCCATCAGCCGCTCGACCTCCTCCTCGGTGGCCTCGTCGGTGACCTCCCGCTCGATGAGGTCCCGGACGACGGCCTCGGAGGCCCGCTCGCAGAGCGCGTCGACCTCGTCGTCGGTCTCGGAGATCTCGTAACAGGTGTCGGCGTCCTGGTTCGCGTACCCGTCCATCGCGGCCTCGACCATCTCGATGGTGACGTCGGCGACGGTCTGGATGTCCACTTCCGGGAAGACGTCCTCTTCGGCCTCCAGCGAGTAGTCGCC contains the following coding sequences:
- a CDS encoding bacterio-opsin activator domain-containing protein, encoding MGAARTDAATHDGVTLREEDYRAIRRCAETYRESLFVRLCGEAGLRPAEISRVTPASFSQRTTRNARHHLLALSDGDGGDRTAYVPVDVRSAVDRYVNEHGVGDDEPVFDLTPRRVQMIVSEVSDRAAEATGDARLGDVSSRDLRRYYGRRLLHGEGVDPRVVMAVGGWDHLDGLLPDTESVDAGAILGALEGTSLADGPGGLGGCDVERAVDQAGSGVLVTDPDGRIEYANDGFAALTGRTLDDLVGRDAAVTYASEDDARARAHEDEDGDSWVRLGRADGGEVRAFRSATTVVDDRGAPVGTVAVFARPDGSAAGASEEATTERPNGRLADAIASLRSVNEVLPSAADRGEAERRVCERLAANDAYRFAIVTGASGDRHVEPRTWAGVDDDAARALVSATAGLDDPPGQTAIATDQVVVRTDVPDDGNGRLDGLRDTVASVAFVPLTYGETTHGLLVLGSEGSDTFGSDEREVLAGLGWQVGQAVTDIERKKLLLADSVLELEFRVRDEDAFLIDASRRFDATFELEGLVPGEGQSLLYFVTMTGASPDEALTYAADVADVENARLIRDYGEGYLLEFSIGGEEPATTLIELGGHVNEFVIEGGVQRIEAEFTAKTDVRAVLSGLESSYRTAELLSKQEVERSVQTADGFRRSLEDDLTDKQQSVLTAAYHAAYFEWPRGSTAEELADSIGVSSPTLHNHLRKAQQKLLTAFFDEAER
- the acs gene encoding acetate--CoA ligase, producing the protein MDDDPVVETGFTSRTAVEPPEPFVEQANVDESDVAAFDASWPECWRRAADLLEWETPTDEVIDRTGDRVSWFPDGRLNAAYNCVDRHLAERKNQAAIKWVGKRGETRTYTYLDLYHEVNEFAAALRSLGIEADDVVTLYMPAIPELPVAMLACARIGAPHNVVFAGFSAQALAERMDRAGSELLVTCDGYYRRGNAVHQKNKADNARIMASQEVSDIVVVDRLGDEEVHLGDGYHDYDELVADHHGAEVEPVTREADDELFVIYTSGTTGQPSGIRHTTGGYLAHAAWTSHAVLDLKPDDTYWCSADIGWITGHTYLVYGPLALGTTTMLYEGVPDHPEKDRVWELIERNAVDVFYTAPTAIRAFIKWGADHPDAHDLSSLRLLGTVGEPINADAWWWYYEHVGNGECPIVDTWWQTETGSILVSTVPGVDEMKPGSAGPPLPGIDATVVDETGESVAPETGGYLTVTKPWPGMPLDLPADGEPDDEDWRYVTEDAARIDDDGYVTVLGRIDDTVTVQGHRLGTMELESAIADVEGVAEAAIVDVQTPGGGSTVHAFVSTDEGHKGVDGLRERITANVERTIGSFATPGVVVFTPELPKTRSGKLLRRLLKDIASGQELGDTSALRNPEIVGEIESALDGE
- the phoU gene encoding phosphate signaling complex protein PhoU, producing the protein MPRESYQDKLDDLREDVLYMSEVVLERLRLGLDALEQKDEELAQEVIEGDHEVNQMYLELEQDCIDLLALQQPVASDLRFIAASFKIITDLERIADLATNLGDYSLEAEEDVFPEVDIQTVADVTIEMVEAAMDGYANQDADTCYEISETDDEVDALCERASEAVVRDLIEREVTDEATEEEVERLMGDVSRLLLTIRDLERVGDHAVNIAARTLYMVENDADLIY